One Babylonia areolata isolate BAREFJ2019XMU chromosome 27, ASM4173473v1, whole genome shotgun sequence DNA window includes the following coding sequences:
- the LOC143300954 gene encoding cysteine and glycine-rich protein 1-like, whose amino-acid sequence MPFKPPEQAKCPKCGKSVYAAEERVAAGAKYHKFCFKCGMCNKMLDSTTVANHELDLYCKQCHGRKFGPKGYGFGGGAGALGMDKGERFGNKACEMDNKPKEVIGGGGGESSGTGPKCPRCGKTVYDAERAIGVTTPWHKSCFNCKACHKTLDSTTMAMHETEVYCKNCYGKNFGPSGYGFGQGAGTLSMG is encoded by the exons ATGCCTTTCAAGCCCCCGGAGCAGGCCAAGTGCCCCAAGTGCGGCAAGTCCGTGTATGCCGCTGAGGAACGCGTGGCTGCCGGAGCCAAGTACCACAAGTTCTGCTTCAAGTGCG GCATGTGCAACAAGATGCTGGACAGCACCACGGTAGCGAATCACGAGCTGGATCTGTACTGCAAGCAGTGCCACGGCCGCAAGTTTGGCCCCAAGGGCTACGGCTTCGGAGGCGGTGCTGGCGCCCTGGGCATGGACAAGGGAGAGCGCTTCGGCAACAAGGCGTGCGAGATGGA cAACAAGCCCAAGGAGGTGAttggcggtgggggtggagagagcagCGGCACTGGCCCCAAGTGTCCGCGCTGCGGAAAGACCGTGTATGATGCTGAGAGAGCCATCGGCGTCACCACG CCTTGGCACAAGTCCTGCTTCAATTGCAAGGCGTGCCACAAGACTCTGGATTCTACCACTATGGCCATGCATGAGACAGAGGTCTACTGCAAGA ACTGCTACGGCAAAAACTTCGGACCTAGTGGATACGGATTCGGCCAGGGAGCTGGAACCCTCAGCATGGGTTGA